One Pseudomonadota bacterium genomic region harbors:
- a CDS encoding AAA family ATPase → MTVLFADLAGFTKFSSERDPEETHRILSRFFETVDGIVDSFGGSIDKHMGDSVMALFGAPIAHGNDPERAVGAALAIHDAMAGLSGEMNLTLRVHAGVASGQVMASGLGSQSHSEYTVLGDSVNLASRLMGLAGEGETVISPAVQSALPRGAALEDLGETEVRGLEQPVRLWRALSLAGDNLPGEALPFVGRRAELRQFHGVLESLAESGTGQVVYLRGEGGIGKSRLVDQFAAVAADHGFSRYRGLILDFGVGRGREPIADLISELLDLSSEADGEARTAAVEQAIAGGLVDAGERIFLYDLLNIPQSAEMRVIFDAMENENRNLRKQECVAALFAGAARTRPLLLIVEDVHWAHGRTIDHLASLARLAGERPIILLMSSRIEGDPLDSIWRYSAGASPFTTIDLMPFRTEEAMQIAEGFTDVTEAFAKQCVARAEGNPLFLDQLLRSTIGRDHETVPGSVQSIVLARVDLLSPEDKRALQAATVLGQLFSLDVLRRLLKMPSYDCAALVKNHLVRAAGEDFIFAHALIWESVYASLLHSHRSELHLVAAEWFTARDLSLHAEHLGRAGDDRAPAAYLEAARVKSRRFHFESALELVQSGLALAGAAAESHALLMLKGECTR, encoded by the coding sequence GTGACGGTTCTGTTCGCGGATCTCGCCGGTTTTACAAAATTCAGCAGCGAACGGGATCCTGAAGAAACCCACCGCATTCTCAGTCGCTTTTTCGAAACCGTGGACGGCATTGTCGATTCCTTCGGCGGCTCCATTGACAAACATATGGGCGATTCCGTCATGGCACTTTTTGGCGCGCCGATTGCCCATGGCAACGATCCTGAGAGGGCGGTTGGCGCGGCGCTCGCCATCCATGACGCAATGGCCGGCTTGAGCGGCGAGATGAATTTGACGCTCAGGGTTCATGCCGGCGTCGCCAGCGGCCAGGTCATGGCAAGCGGCCTGGGCAGTCAAAGCCACAGTGAATATACCGTGCTTGGCGATTCGGTAAATTTAGCGTCGCGGCTGATGGGCCTCGCTGGCGAGGGCGAAACCGTGATCTCTCCAGCAGTGCAAAGCGCCTTGCCGCGCGGCGCCGCGCTTGAGGATCTCGGTGAAACGGAAGTGCGCGGTCTTGAACAACCAGTGCGATTGTGGCGCGCCCTCAGTTTGGCCGGCGACAATTTACCCGGCGAAGCGCTGCCCTTCGTCGGTCGCCGAGCGGAACTCAGGCAATTTCACGGCGTGCTCGAATCCTTGGCCGAAAGTGGCACGGGGCAGGTGGTGTACCTGCGTGGCGAAGGCGGCATCGGTAAAAGCCGCTTGGTCGACCAGTTTGCTGCCGTGGCGGCGGACCACGGCTTCAGTAGGTATCGCGGTCTTATTCTAGATTTTGGAGTGGGCAGGGGGCGAGAGCCAATCGCCGATCTAATTAGCGAATTATTGGATCTGTCGAGTGAGGCCGACGGCGAGGCGCGAACTGCCGCAGTCGAACAAGCAATTGCTGGAGGATTGGTTGATGCTGGCGAGCGCATCTTTCTCTATGACCTTTTGAACATTCCGCAGAGCGCCGAAATGCGGGTGATCTTTGACGCCATGGAAAATGAGAACCGCAACCTCCGCAAGCAGGAATGCGTTGCCGCCCTGTTTGCTGGTGCTGCACGGACGCGGCCGCTTTTGCTCATCGTCGAGGACGTGCATTGGGCGCATGGCCGGACGATCGACCATCTCGCGAGTCTGGCACGCCTCGCTGGTGAGCGTCCCATTATTCTGCTGATGAGCTCGCGCATCGAGGGCGACCCGCTGGACTCGATATGGCGCTACAGCGCCGGAGCATCGCCCTTTACGACCATCGATCTCATGCCGTTTCGCACCGAAGAGGCAATGCAGATCGCCGAGGGATTTACAGATGTCACCGAGGCTTTCGCCAAACAATGCGTCGCCCGGGCCGAAGGCAATCCATTGTTTCTCGACCAGCTTCTCAGGAGCACTATCGGCCGCGATCATGAGACGGTGCCCGGTTCCGTGCAGAGCATCGTTCTGGCGCGCGTCGATCTGCTCTCGCCGGAGGACAAGCGAGCGCTCCAGGCCGCGACGGTACTCGGCCAGCTATTTTCACTGGATGTCCTGCGCCGTCTGCTCAAGATGCCGAGTTACGATTGCGCGGCACTGGTGAAAAACCATCTGGTGCGTGCCGCTGGAGAGGATTTTATCTTTGCGCATGCGCTCATCTGGGAGAGCGTCTATGCATCTCTTCTCCATTCGCATCGGAGCGAACTTCACCTGGTTGCCGCCGAATGGTTTACCGCACGCGATCTTAGTCTTCACGCCGAGCATCTTGGCCGTGCTGGAGATGACCGCGCACCCGCCGCTTATCTCGAAGCGGCGCGCGTGAAAAGCCGGCGCTTCCATTTTGAGAGTGCCTTGGAGCTGGTGCAAAGCGGCCTCGCCCTAGCAGGCGCAGCGGCTGAAAGCCATGCGCTGCTGATGCTGAAGGGCGAATGCACTCGATAA
- a CDS encoding class I adenylate-forming enzyme family protein: MTIRHAQHGTGGDSSGAGFLAWLEENNRRFPDKIFIESIDQGKSISHGAMYHVSRQIAQFLAARNIMANDRVALLAGNSLEHLAVYFGVLAYGATICTINIEMNRAHFSDILAAVDARLLLFEDGLDIASLVEQNSGEWQALGDWRAAGGSGFFAEIAGCSGDGDIPPVNLPSDVASIFYTSGTEAAPKGIVCSYAELIANVVPTATAFGLTAEDRVLDFRSYNWVSAQVLSALGPLCQGATLLLARKFSQSRYFDWLRDYGATIAAGNPTTINMLNNRPHAVTAKDLPNLRYIFSSSAPLLRKDWTAFEERYRIPIAQGFGASEMMWIAGSDEHSRRFGSVGKPLAYQNLKIVDANGANLLEGETGAVEVGRGENAEYLYLTPGGKIETHAKGRIRTGDLGHLDSDGYLYLTGRSKEVIIRGGVNISPVEINNTVMEMPGIAEAAAIGVPDDIHGEAVVVFAVRLPGAELSTEEILDHCRAKLAPAKLPREIIFRESLPKTARGKMDRRALTEIWQAER, encoded by the coding sequence ATGACAATCAGGCATGCACAGCACGGCACAGGCGGTGATAGCAGCGGGGCGGGGTTTCTTGCCTGGCTCGAAGAGAACAATCGGCGTTTTCCCGACAAAATATTTATTGAAAGCATCGATCAAGGAAAATCGATTAGCCATGGCGCGATGTATCATGTGTCCCGCCAAATCGCTCAATTTCTGGCCGCGCGAAATATCATGGCCAATGACCGGGTGGCGCTTTTAGCCGGGAATTCGCTTGAGCATCTCGCGGTGTATTTTGGTGTGCTGGCCTATGGCGCCACCATTTGCACCATCAATATCGAAATGAACCGCGCCCATTTCAGCGATATCCTCGCCGCCGTCGACGCACGCCTGCTACTCTTTGAAGACGGCCTTGATATTGCCAGCCTTGTCGAACAGAATTCCGGTGAATGGCAAGCGCTCGGCGATTGGCGTGCGGCCGGCGGTAGCGGCTTCTTCGCCGAAATCGCGGGATGTTCGGGTGACGGTGATATCCCGCCCGTCAACTTACCTTCGGATGTGGCTTCGATTTTCTACACATCCGGAACCGAGGCCGCACCCAAAGGCATCGTTTGCAGCTACGCGGAGCTGATCGCCAATGTCGTGCCCACGGCGACTGCGTTTGGCCTGACGGCGGAAGATCGGGTACTTGATTTCCGCTCCTATAACTGGGTGTCGGCGCAGGTGCTGAGCGCTCTCGGACCGCTATGCCAAGGCGCCACGCTTCTTCTCGCACGCAAATTTTCACAAAGCCGGTATTTTGATTGGCTCCGTGACTACGGCGCCACTATCGCCGCCGGCAATCCCACAACTATCAACATGCTCAACAACCGCCCCCATGCTGTGACGGCTAAAGATCTGCCGAACCTACGCTATATTTTTTCCAGTTCTGCGCCGCTCCTACGCAAGGATTGGACCGCCTTCGAAGAGCGATACCGCATTCCCATCGCCCAGGGCTTCGGCGCGAGCGAGATGATGTGGATCGCAGGAAGCGACGAACACAGCCGTCGTTTTGGCAGTGTGGGCAAGCCGCTCGCCTATCAAAATCTGAAGATCGTCGATGCCAACGGCGCCAACCTACTCGAGGGCGAGACCGGCGCCGTAGAGGTCGGGCGCGGAGAAAACGCGGAATATCTCTATCTCACGCCCGGCGGCAAGATTGAGACTCATGCCAAGGGCCGCATCCGCACGGGCGACCTCGGCCATCTCGATAGTGATGGTTATCTCTATCTCACCGGACGCAGCAAGGAAGTCATTATCCGCGGCGGCGTCAATATTTCGCCAGTCGAGATTAACAATACCGTGATGGAAATGCCGGGCATTGCTGAAGCCGCAGCAATTGGCGTGCCCGACGATATTCATGGAGAGGCCGTTGTCGTCTTCGCCGTGCGGCTCCCCGGTGCCGAACTCTCGACCGAGGAAATATTGGATCATTGCCGCGCCAAGCTAGCTCCAGCCAAGTTGCCACGCGAGATCATCTTTCGCGAATCTCTGCCCAAGACGGCGCGCGGTAAGATGGATCGCCGCGCGTTGACCGAGATCTGGCAGGCGGAGCGCTAG
- a CDS encoding adenylate/guanylate cyclase domain-containing protein, which translates to MQIEEFFDRGNMIDLSFFNFSNAITAAYFADPGLRILKVNKNFRSFFPVLGNVSNAYFPDVLEQLGVASEDIRSFSDKLEVDGRVLIPQILLVIDGEERVFSLLSTRTTDNNFSYLNGVQGQFVDRTAEFELRKEREKLLEEKLRDSEIIAEKTRELETLANRLAKYLSPQIYSSIFADSSGTKESFARKSLTIFFSDIEGFTAISDGMEPEKLAYLINSYLSEMSNIAIEFGGTIDKFIGDAILIFFGDPETEGDQKDAIKCVEMAVRMRERMVELQKIYQAQGISKPLRVRMGINSGFCTVGNFGSDHRLEYTVLGSPVNLAARLEAAAEPDTIYISESTRLLIGDVADCTYVSEITPKGFIRPVPVYRLDNLKGADAPGMSMKHVGEHVEVNIEDSRNIREAIEELKRIQEEIERRLPEPE; encoded by the coding sequence ATGCAGATTGAGGAGTTTTTCGATCGTGGCAACATGATCGATCTCAGTTTCTTCAATTTCAGCAATGCCATCACCGCGGCGTATTTCGCCGACCCGGGTTTACGCATTCTCAAAGTGAATAAGAATTTCCGGTCTTTTTTTCCGGTGCTCGGAAATGTTTCGAACGCCTATTTCCCCGACGTTCTCGAACAGCTCGGGGTGGCATCCGAGGATATCCGCTCCTTCTCGGATAAACTTGAGGTTGATGGCCGCGTCCTCATTCCGCAGATATTGCTCGTGATCGATGGCGAGGAGCGCGTTTTTTCGCTGCTTTCAACACGCACGACGGACAATAATTTTTCCTATCTCAACGGCGTCCAGGGGCAGTTTGTCGACCGCACGGCGGAGTTCGAGCTCAGGAAAGAACGTGAGAAGCTGCTGGAAGAAAAACTTCGCGACAGCGAGATCATCGCCGAGAAAACCCGCGAGCTGGAAACCCTGGCCAATCGCTTGGCCAAATATCTCTCGCCGCAAATCTACAGCTCAATATTTGCTGATTCCTCCGGCACTAAAGAGAGTTTCGCGCGCAAAAGCCTCACCATCTTTTTCTCGGATATCGAGGGCTTTACCGCTATCAGCGACGGTATGGAACCTGAAAAACTAGCCTATCTGATCAACAGTTATCTCAGCGAAATGTCCAACATCGCCATCGAATTCGGCGGCACCATCGACAAATTTATAGGCGATGCCATCCTGATATTTTTCGGCGACCCCGAGACCGAGGGCGACCAGAAAGACGCCATCAAATGCGTTGAGATGGCGGTTCGTATGCGCGAGCGGATGGTCGAGTTGCAAAAGATCTATCAGGCTCAGGGAATTTCCAAGCCGCTCCGTGTGCGCATGGGGATCAATTCTGGCTTTTGCACGGTGGGCAATTTCGGCTCGGACCACCGGCTCGAATACACCGTTCTCGGCAGTCCGGTGAACCTAGCCGCCCGGCTGGAAGCGGCGGCTGAGCCAGACACCATTTATATTTCAGAATCCACCCGTCTGCTCATCGGCGATGTTGCGGATTGCACGTATGTCAGCGAAATCACCCCGAAAGGGTTCATTCGGCCAGTTCCGGTATATCGCCTCGACAACCTCAAGGGCGCAGACGCACCCGGCATGTCGATGAAGCATGTCGGCGAGCATGTCGAGGTCAATATTGAGGATAGTCGCAACATCCGGGAAGCGATAGAGGAACTAAAACGAATTCAGGAAGAAATCGAACGGCGGCTGCCTGAACCGGAGTAG
- a CDS encoding ammonium transporter has translation MGDPVTALTTIFTETYYWITVVLMFLIHAGFCTYEVGASRRKNVLHTLMKNTMLIPLVTVTFYLFGWWIYFALPNVPFASGGFSDAPWALPWAAEMGPNMQDHLFGVFWAAFLLFSWTTASIVSGAVIERIKTSAFLIFAVLIGSVTWILDAAWGWHPGGWMVQILGYHDAYASGVVHAIAGGSALAIVLVLGPRIGKFGPNGEVRTIKPHNPWLVTVGLFLIFTGFWGFYAACNAPILDLSGDGSFFSATNIYLMPTTLSGITLNFLLSFSGGLMSAYLVSKGNPFWTYSGGLGGIIAASAGNDLYHPIQAFVIGGVGVVFMYIIHHWVEKRFKIDDAVGAIAVHGYAGFFGVVAAGFMLWGYPAADPMYGDYSAREVSIGMFNTDEGKPMINPLGNFIGAIIMFWVLGFIPCYILARVLKAFNMLRVPEKVELAGLDTHDLGDAYPYNAPQETEFESIERTYAKD, from the coding sequence ATGGGCGATCCGGTAACAGCCTTAACAACCATTTTCACCGAGACCTATTACTGGATCACGGTGGTTTTGATGTTTCTGATTCACGCTGGGTTCTGCACCTACGAGGTCGGCGCATCCCGGCGGAAGAATGTTCTTCATACCTTGATGAAGAACACCATGTTGATACCGCTGGTAACGGTGACATTCTATCTCTTCGGCTGGTGGATCTATTTCGCTCTCCCCAATGTGCCATTCGCTTCCGGCGGGTTTTCAGACGCGCCCTGGGCTCTGCCGTGGGCCGCAGAAATGGGCCCGAACATGCAGGATCATTTATTTGGCGTGTTCTGGGCTGCCTTCCTTCTGTTCTCCTGGACCACGGCGTCAATTGTCTCCGGCGCGGTGATCGAGCGTATCAAGACCAGCGCTTTCCTCATCTTTGCCGTCCTCATCGGCTCCGTCACCTGGATTCTCGATGCCGCATGGGGCTGGCATCCGGGCGGCTGGATGGTGCAGATTTTGGGCTATCACGATGCCTATGCGTCCGGTGTCGTCCACGCGATCGCCGGCGGCTCGGCGCTCGCTATCGTCTTGGTACTCGGCCCGCGCATCGGTAAGTTTGGGCCGAACGGCGAGGTCCGCACGATCAAGCCACATAATCCCTGGCTGGTGACAGTTGGGCTGTTCCTTATATTCACTGGGTTCTGGGGCTTCTACGCGGCCTGCAATGCCCCGATCCTGGATCTTAGCGGCGATGGTTCGTTCTTCTCAGCGACCAACATTTATCTAATGCCGACGACGTTGTCCGGCATTACCTTGAATTTCCTATTGTCCTTCTCGGGCGGCCTGATGTCTGCCTATTTGGTCAGCAAAGGCAATCCCTTCTGGACTTATTCGGGCGGCCTGGGCGGCATTATCGCGGCTTCGGCGGGCAACGACCTTTACCATCCGATTCAGGCTTTTGTGATCGGCGGCGTCGGCGTTGTCTTCATGTACATCATTCATCATTGGGTTGAAAAGCGCTTCAAGATCGACGATGCCGTGGGCGCCATCGCGGTACATGGCTATGCCGGTTTCTTCGGCGTGGTCGCGGCCGGCTTCATGCTATGGGGTTATCCAGCAGCCGACCCGATGTACGGCGATTACAGTGCGCGCGAAGTCTCAATCGGTATGTTCAATACCGATGAAGGCAAACCGATGATCAACCCGCTCGGCAACTTCATCGGCGCAATCATCATGTTCTGGGTGCTCGGATTTATACCCTGCTACATCCTTGCCCGCGTGCTCAAAGCATTCAATATGCTGCGCGTTCCCGAGAAAGTGGAACTGGCGGGTCTGGATACGCACGATCTGGGAGATGCCTATCCTTATAATGCACCCCAGGAAACCGAGTTCGAATCCATCGAACGCACCTACGCCAAGGACTAA
- a CDS encoding DMT family transporter, whose protein sequence is MISAALRALPPPVKAALWMGGTVLSFALMGVCGRELSGELSTFQTLFWRSLSAGVAILPLLFFQGWGHVRTKRLGAQIWRNLFNFAGQYGWFYAVGVISLAEVFALEFTTPIWTAVLAFLFLKERLTAPRLVAIALGFGGILLITRPGVEAIHPAAFAVLGAAVAYAASYTMVKSLTDTESPLTILVYMTVVQLPLSLAFSVDGWIWPSSSLWPWIVAVGLSGLCAHYCMARAFQHGDAMLVVPLDFLRLPLIVAVGFFFYGEELNPWVLGGAALVFAANFLNIRYAR, encoded by the coding sequence ATGATAAGCGCAGCGCTTCGCGCCCTACCGCCGCCGGTCAAAGCCGCTTTGTGGATGGGCGGCACGGTGCTTTCTTTTGCCCTGATGGGCGTCTGCGGGCGCGAATTGAGCGGCGAGTTAAGCACCTTCCAAACCCTATTCTGGCGCAGCCTGTCGGCTGGCGTTGCCATCCTCCCGTTGCTATTTTTTCAGGGCTGGGGCCACGTCCGGACGAAACGTCTGGGCGCACAAATTTGGCGCAACCTGTTCAATTTCGCCGGGCAATATGGCTGGTTTTACGCCGTTGGAGTGATTTCCCTAGCGGAAGTCTTTGCACTCGAATTCACGACGCCGATTTGGACCGCGGTGCTCGCCTTCCTGTTCCTCAAAGAACGATTGACGGCGCCACGTCTCGTGGCTATCGCGCTCGGCTTTGGCGGCATTTTGTTGATCACTCGGCCAGGTGTCGAAGCAATCCATCCCGCCGCCTTCGCTGTGCTCGGCGCGGCCGTCGCCTACGCCGCTTCCTACACGATGGTGAAAAGCCTGACGGACACGGAATCGCCGCTCACCATCCTGGTCTATATGACCGTCGTGCAACTTCCCCTTTCCCTCGCCTTTTCCGTTGACGGGTGGATTTGGCCAAGTTCCTCGTTGTGGCCGTGGATCGTCGCGGTAGGATTAAGCGGCCTGTGCGCGCATTACTGCATGGCGCGCGCCTTCCAACACGGCGATGCCATGCTGGTGGTGCCGCTTGATTTCCTACGCCTGCCGCTGATCGTTGCCGTCGGATTTTTCTTCTATGGCGAAGAGCTCAATCCCTGGGTACTGGGGGGCGCGGCGCTAGTATTCGCAGCAAATTTTCTCAATATCCGCTATGCTCGCTGA
- a CDS encoding DsrE/DsrF/DrsH-like family protein: protein MKDEVTSGDRIDNSKSMSLIVTKGTLDWGYPPLILATTAAAMGLNVSMFFTFYGLNLLHKKLDLGVSTLGNPGMKMPMMGMHLGLPNMMSMLPGADGVVTGMMKKLIDKKGVASIEELRDAAVESDVKMIACQMSMDLFEYELDDLIDGPELGGAATYIETALKSDINLFI, encoded by the coding sequence ATGAAGGACGAAGTAACGAGCGGCGATCGAATTGATAATTCGAAGAGCATGTCTCTGATCGTGACTAAGGGCACACTGGATTGGGGCTATCCGCCGCTTATCCTCGCGACCACTGCGGCCGCGATGGGACTCAACGTTTCGATGTTCTTCACCTTCTATGGCCTCAACCTGCTGCACAAGAAACTCGACCTGGGCGTCTCCACACTCGGCAATCCGGGCATGAAAATGCCGATGATGGGCATGCATTTGGGATTGCCCAACATGATGAGCATGCTGCCCGGCGCCGACGGCGTGGTCACGGGCATGATGAAGAAATTGATCGATAAGAAAGGCGTGGCGTCGATCGAGGAATTGCGGGACGCCGCGGTCGAATCCGACGTCAAAATGATCGCCTGCCAGATGAGCATGGACCTATTCGAATACGAGCTCGACGATCTGATCGACGGGCCGGAACTGGGCGGTGCCGCAACCTATATCGAAACCGCGCTCAAATCCGATATCAATCTATTCATTTGA
- a CDS encoding MFS transporter gives MLLLALCQAFFMTSTSAIVTSAALIGHNLSDDKALATLPLAMQFVAVMVVTAPASFLMKRIGRRDGFTVGLCIGLVGVALAVIAIRDSDFVLFCAASLLVGAFNGFGQYYRFAAADTAEEAFKSRAISLVMAGGVIASVGPLLANYSKDLLPDDVFAGVYVMVAVLYVASLLTLRFIVIPRPTAAERASGGRPLHIIMRQPVFIVAALGGMVGYMLMSLLMSATPLAMLGAGHGFFDTAQVIQWHVFAMFAPAFFTGHLIRRFGTTSIMSAGAVLIAACVVINLAGVDLAYFWVGGMALGVGWCFLFVGATTLVTEAYSPAEKAKTQAANDFLVFGTVACAALLSGVLHEWIGWHVMNYIALPFLGVVLIALFTMLHVRRRGAALAD, from the coding sequence GTGTTGTTGTTGGCGCTTTGCCAAGCTTTTTTTATGACCTCGACGTCGGCGATCGTGACCTCGGCCGCGCTGATTGGCCACAATCTTTCAGACGATAAGGCGCTGGCGACCTTGCCACTCGCCATGCAATTCGTCGCGGTGATGGTGGTAACAGCGCCGGCCTCGTTTCTTATGAAGCGCATCGGACGACGTGACGGCTTTACGGTTGGTCTATGTATTGGCCTGGTGGGTGTCGCCCTTGCAGTCATCGCCATCCGAGATTCCGATTTCGTACTTTTTTGCGCTGCGAGCTTGCTTGTCGGCGCGTTTAACGGATTTGGCCAATATTACCGGTTTGCCGCCGCCGACACAGCGGAAGAAGCCTTCAAAAGCCGCGCCATCTCCCTTGTGATGGCGGGCGGCGTGATCGCATCCGTCGGCCCGTTGCTGGCTAATTATTCAAAGGATTTGCTTCCTGACGATGTCTTCGCCGGAGTCTATGTCATGGTCGCGGTTCTCTATGTCGCCAGCCTGCTGACCCTGCGCTTTATCGTTATTCCCCGCCCCACCGCGGCAGAACGCGCCAGCGGTGGGCGACCACTTCACATAATCATGCGCCAGCCGGTATTCATCGTCGCGGCCCTGGGCGGCATGGTCGGCTATATGTTGATGTCGCTCCTGATGTCCGCCACGCCGCTTGCCATGCTTGGCGCCGGGCACGGATTTTTTGACACGGCGCAAGTTATCCAGTGGCACGTCTTCGCCATGTTCGCGCCGGCTTTCTTCACCGGCCATTTGATCCGGCGGTTCGGCACAACCAGCATCATGAGCGCCGGCGCCGTGCTGATCGCTGCCTGCGTCGTAATCAATTTGGCGGGTGTCGATCTCGCTTATTTTTGGGTCGGCGGCATGGCGCTTGGTGTCGGCTGGTGTTTTTTGTTTGTTGGCGCCACGACGCTTGTCACCGAAGCCTATAGCCCTGCCGAAAAAGCCAAAACCCAGGCAGCCAACGATTTTTTGGTTTTTGGCACGGTGGCGTGCGCCGCCCTACTATCGGGTGTGCTGCATGAATGGATCGGGTGGCATGTGATGAATTATATCGCCCTGCCTTTCCTTGGCGTGGTCCTGATCGCCCTCTTTACGATGCTGCATGTGCGCCGCCGCGGCGCGGCCCTGGCGGATTGA
- a CDS encoding LamB/YcsF family protein, which produces MTQTFDINIDCGESFGNWVMGADEALMPYVTTANLACGFHAGDPMIMVETVRLARQHGVAVGAHPGLPDLRGFGRRAMALSPDEIYADTLYQAGALRAILLAHGMELHHVKPHGALYSMLSVSEPLSEAFARAVIEVCPQPMIYFPAPAEKHAVTRIAADMGIDVVTELYFDLSYDDDGGLILKRANDGADLADTKKRLARFLERGEVLSVNGNAVPMTARSICLHGDGPNAVDLARTIADGLAAAKFELSPLVPAPAKTGQAAQ; this is translated from the coding sequence ATGACTCAGACATTCGACATAAATATTGATTGCGGCGAGAGTTTTGGCAATTGGGTCATGGGTGCGGACGAAGCGCTTATGCCCTATGTCACGACCGCCAATCTGGCCTGCGGGTTCCATGCTGGTGATCCGATGATCATGGTCGAGACGGTGCGCCTAGCCCGGCAACATGGGGTTGCTGTTGGCGCCCATCCTGGCCTGCCGGATCTGCGCGGTTTTGGGCGCCGCGCGATGGCGCTTTCGCCGGACGAAATCTATGCTGATACGCTCTATCAGGCGGGCGCCCTGCGGGCCATTTTGCTCGCGCACGGCATGGAATTACACCACGTCAAGCCGCATGGCGCGCTGTATTCGATGTTAAGTGTCAGTGAACCGCTCAGTGAAGCATTTGCTCGCGCCGTGATCGAGGTTTGCCCGCAGCCGATGATTTATTTTCCCGCGCCAGCCGAGAAACACGCCGTGACGCGCATCGCCGCTGACATGGGGATCGACGTGGTGACCGAGCTTTATTTCGATCTGTCCTATGACGATGACGGCGGACTTATCCTCAAACGCGCCAACGATGGTGCTGACTTGGCCGATACAAAAAAGCGTCTCGCCCGTTTTCTAGAGCGCGGCGAAGTCCTCAGTGTGAACGGCAACGCGGTCCCGATGACCGCGCGCAGCATTTGTTTGCATGGCGATGGTCCCAACGCGGTAGATTTGGCGCGCACCATTGCCGACGGGCTGGCGGCAGCCAAGTTTGAGCTTTCGCCGCTCGTCCCGGCGCCCGCCAAGACCGGCCAAGCGGCACAATAG
- a CDS encoding tetratricopeptide repeat protein, translating to MGHAGESTAIYRAALDAAQDGPARCRALIGLAAGMRVTDDFDGAFEALDQAQAIAESEALNLERSQVHYYRGNLYFPLGEIEGCLKEHEQALAHAQLAASPEDEARALSGLGDAFYSSGRMITALDYFRRCIDLCHQHGYGRIAVGNQYMVAWGRFYLNDVSGALADALDAIASAERIGHQRAEMVARLTAGRVLVESGDVAAAEPHIRRGLELAESLGASRFKPFQLIYIARIRHARGAPADESVDLMHQALELAHQTGAGFLAAWVLGTLALVSNDAEEAAVALRDGEALLAKGCVGHNYYAFYRSAIEVALRREDWHEVDRYADALMAYASEEPLPWSEFLSARGHALAAYGRGEHGEEIVRELARLRDGARQAGLLAPLTAIQQALDGLSEHSGY from the coding sequence ATGGGACATGCCGGCGAGTCTACTGCTATCTACAGAGCCGCACTAGACGCCGCGCAGGATGGGCCGGCGCGTTGCCGCGCCTTAATCGGCCTGGCGGCGGGAATGCGCGTCACCGATGATTTCGACGGCGCATTTGAGGCGCTCGATCAAGCGCAAGCCATCGCTGAATCCGAAGCGCTGAATTTGGAACGCTCGCAAGTGCATTACTATCGCGGTAATTTGTATTTTCCTCTTGGCGAGATTGAGGGCTGCTTGAAGGAGCATGAACAGGCGCTTGCCCACGCCCAGCTCGCGGCTTCTCCCGAGGATGAGGCGCGCGCTCTAAGCGGCCTCGGCGATGCTTTCTATTCGAGTGGGCGTATGATCACCGCGCTCGATTATTTTCGCCGCTGCATCGATCTTTGCCATCAACATGGCTATGGCCGCATCGCCGTCGGCAATCAATACATGGTGGCCTGGGGTCGGTTTTATCTCAATGATGTCTCCGGCGCTCTGGCAGATGCCCTGGACGCCATCGCATCTGCCGAGCGCATTGGCCACCAACGTGCCGAAATGGTGGCCCGCCTGACGGCCGGGCGCGTGCTGGTGGAAAGCGGCGATGTTGCCGCCGCTGAGCCACACATCCGGCGCGGTCTGGAATTGGCTGAATCGCTCGGCGCCAGCCGGTTCAAGCCGTTTCAGCTGATCTATATCGCGCGCATCCGCCATGCCCGCGGCGCGCCGGCCGATGAGAGCGTTGACTTGATGCACCAAGCTTTGGAATTGGCGCACCAAACTGGTGCCGGATTCCTCGCCGCTTGGGTGCTCGGCACATTGGCCTTGGTCAGCAATGATGCCGAAGAAGCCGCGGTCGCGCTACGCGACGGCGAGGCACTATTGGCAAAAGGATGTGTCGGCCACAATTACTATGCCTTCTACCGTAGCGCCATCGAGGTCGCGCTCCGGCGCGAAGATTGGCACGAGGTGGATCGCTATGCTGACGCTCTAATGGCTTATGCCTCTGAGGAGCCGTTGCCGTGGTCCGAATTTCTTAGCGCGCGTGGTCATGCCCTGGCCGCTTATGGCCGCGGCGAGCATGGCGAGGAGATCGTGCGCGAACTCGCGCGCTTGCGAGACGGCGCGCGGCAAGCCGGACTTCTGGCACCCTTGACCGCAATTCAACAGGCGCTCGATGGGCTCAGCGAGCATAGCGGATATTGA